From Leptodactylus fuscus isolate aLepFus1 chromosome 11, aLepFus1.hap2, whole genome shotgun sequence, one genomic window encodes:
- the RPL10 gene encoding large ribosomal subunit protein uL16, whose amino-acid sequence MGRRPARCYRYCKNKPYPKSRFCRGVPDPKIRIFDLGRKKAKVDEFPLCGHMVSDEYEQLSSEALEAARICANKYMVKSCGKDGFHIRVRLHPFHVIRINKMLSCAGADRLQTGMRGAFGKPQGTVARVHIGQVIMSIRTKTSNKEHVVEALRRAKFKFPGRQKIHISKKWGFTKFNAENFEAMVAEKRLIPDGCGVKYIPNRGPLDKWRALHAV is encoded by the exons TTACAGATACTGCAAAAACAAGCCCTACCCAAAATCCCGTTTCTGTAGAGGTGTCCCAG ATCCTAAAATCAGGATCTTCGACTTGGGTCGTAAGAAGGCCAAGGTGGACGAGTTCCCACTATGTGGTCACATGGTCTCCGATGAATACGAGCAGCTGTCATCAGAAG CTCTTGAGGCTGCCCGTATCTGCGCCAACAAGTACATGGTGAAGAGCTGTGGCAAGGACGGTTTCCACATCAGAGTGCGCCTCCACCCATTCCATGTCATCCGCATCAACAAAATGTTATCCTGTGCCGGGGCTGATAG GCTCCAGACTGGTATGCGTGGTGCTTTCGGGAAACCCCAAGGCACAGTGGCCAGAGTCCACATTGGACAGGTGATCATGTCCATCCGTACCAAGACCTCCAACAAGGAGCACGTGGTGGAAGCTCTGCGTAGAGCTAAGTTCAAGTTCCCTGGCCGTCAGAAG ATCCACATTTCCAAGAAGTGGGGATTCACAAAGTTCAACGCAGAGAACTTTGAGGCCATGGTCGCTGAGAAGCGTTTGATTCCCGATGGCTGTGGTGTGAAGTACATCCCTAACAGGGGTCCCCTGGATAAATGGAGAGCACTGCATGCTGTCTAA